A genomic stretch from Pseudoliparis swirei isolate HS2019 ecotype Mariana Trench chromosome 18, NWPU_hadal_v1, whole genome shotgun sequence includes:
- the pth4 gene encoding parathyroid hormone 4 produces the protein MTRSRCVSFQKMQTPLRPGQWLALMLLLVFSTSRGQQNESRRAVAEHQLMHDRGRNIQSLKRLIWLSGAMEGLHGADARSAEFNPTKALNAALVPAAGNQPSRVHSLLRDFFHPALTQQQDREA, from the exons ATGACGAGGAGTCGCTGCGTCTCCTTCCAGAAGATGCAGACGCCCCTCCGGCCCGGGCAGTGGCTCGccctcatgctcctcctggtcttctccACCAGCCGGGGTCAACAGAACGAGAG CCGCCGAGCTGTGGCCGAACACCAGCTGATGCACGACCGCGGCCGAAACATCCAGAGCCTCAAGAGACTCATCTGGCTGTCCGGCGCCATGGAGGGGCTCCATGGCGCCGACGCCCGGTCCGCCGAGTTCAACCCGACGAAGGCCCTGAACGCAGCGCTGGTCCCCGCTGCTGGGAACCAGCCCAGCCGGGTGCACAGCCTCCTGAGAGACTTCTTTCATCCCGCCCTGACTCAACAGCAAGACAGAGAGGCCTAA